The following proteins are co-located in the Acinetobacter sp. NCu2D-2 genome:
- the thrH gene encoding bifunctional phosphoserine phosphatase/homoserine phosphotransferase ThrH, protein MEVVCLDLEGVLVPEIWINFAKKTGIKALEATTRDIPDYDVLMTQRLNILKEHGLGLNDIQEVIAEMGPFEGAKEFVEWVRTHFQLIILSDTFYEFAHPLMKQLGWPTIFCHKLETDENGMISAYKLRQPDQKRQAVKALHGLNFRVIAAGDSYNDTTMLGEADAGFLFDAPENVIAEFPQFPPIHGYAALKEAIRNASVRDIPA, encoded by the coding sequence ATGGAAGTTGTTTGTCTTGATTTAGAAGGCGTATTGGTTCCTGAAATTTGGATTAACTTTGCAAAGAAAACAGGCATTAAAGCACTTGAAGCAACGACTCGTGATATTCCTGATTACGATGTATTGATGACTCAGCGTCTGAATATCTTAAAAGAACATGGTTTGGGATTAAATGATATTCAGGAAGTGATTGCTGAGATGGGGCCTTTTGAAGGTGCTAAAGAATTTGTTGAATGGGTGCGTACACATTTCCAATTGATTATTTTATCAGACACATTCTATGAATTTGCGCATCCTCTAATGAAACAATTAGGCTGGCCAACCATTTTCTGTCACAAATTAGAAACTGATGAAAATGGTATGATTTCAGCATATAAACTTCGTCAGCCAGACCAAAAACGTCAAGCCGTAAAAGCTTTACATGGTTTGAATTTCCGTGTGATTGCAGCAGGAGATTCGTATAACGATACGACGATGCTGGGTGAAGCAGATGCAGGTTTCTTATTTGATGCACCTGAAAATGTGATTGCAGAATTCCCGCAGTTCCCACCAATCCACGGTTATGCAGCATTAAAAGAAGCCATTCGTAATGCTTCAGTTCGAGATATTCCAGCTTAA
- a CDS encoding outer membrane protein transport protein: MKLKTLSTAILFASLPMSGAFAAALDRSGQSIQAFLQPGNYFEAGISALDADVSGKLKSDYKPTGGEQSKVGELANTNLSDMANSYYFYNAVIKVQATDKFSFGLIYDQPYGADAEYSQADKRHDVVNAKSTLDLGVNNVGAFTVGDESTNVSVSTQTLSLIFGFQPTENWNIYGGPVYQTVKGDVSLHGSAYGPFGGVNCFALIGAPTCSLSSSVQGAETLTGFKGYKAKISEDGAVGWLAGAAFQIPEIALKASVTYRSEIEHEVMVEETMPFNILMGTSGKIDALKKDWKFDIAETKIKTPQSVNLDFQTGIMANTVAFAQLRWVDWSEFKIRPNKFGQLASDLTGKIIGDPRGFDLIAYEKDQISANVGVGRKFNDLWAGTVMVGWDSGAGNPVSTLGPTEGYWSVGLGGQYSPTPQSFIQAGVKYFWLGDAKSQVASHFGTDVYSADFEDNDAIGYSLKIGYRF; the protein is encoded by the coding sequence ATGAAATTAAAAACATTAAGTACTGCTATTTTATTCGCTAGCCTACCAATGTCGGGAGCTTTCGCAGCAGCATTAGATCGTTCAGGTCAATCAATCCAAGCATTTTTGCAGCCTGGGAATTATTTTGAAGCAGGTATTTCAGCTCTAGATGCAGATGTATCAGGCAAATTAAAATCTGATTACAAACCAACTGGTGGAGAACAATCTAAAGTTGGTGAATTAGCAAATACAAACTTAAGCGATATGGCCAATAGCTATTATTTCTATAATGCTGTAATCAAAGTTCAGGCTACGGATAAGTTTTCTTTCGGTTTGATCTATGATCAACCTTACGGTGCAGATGCTGAGTACTCACAAGCGGATAAACGTCATGATGTCGTAAATGCTAAAAGCACATTAGATTTAGGCGTAAATAATGTAGGTGCATTTACTGTTGGCGATGAATCAACTAATGTCAGTGTATCAACACAGACTCTTTCTTTAATTTTTGGTTTCCAACCAACTGAGAATTGGAATATTTATGGTGGTCCAGTTTATCAAACTGTGAAAGGTGATGTATCACTTCATGGTTCAGCTTATGGTCCATTCGGGGGTGTAAACTGTTTCGCACTTATTGGGGCACCGACTTGTTCACTATCTTCAAGCGTACAAGGTGCTGAAACACTGACAGGTTTTAAAGGCTATAAAGCTAAAATCAGTGAAGATGGTGCTGTTGGCTGGTTAGCTGGTGCTGCATTCCAAATTCCTGAAATTGCATTGAAAGCATCTGTAACTTATCGCTCAGAAATCGAACATGAAGTCATGGTTGAAGAAACTATGCCTTTTAATATTTTGATGGGTACTTCTGGTAAAATTGATGCTTTGAAAAAAGATTGGAAGTTTGATATTGCTGAAACCAAAATCAAAACTCCTCAATCTGTAAACCTTGATTTCCAAACTGGAATCATGGCAAATACTGTCGCTTTTGCTCAATTACGTTGGGTAGATTGGTCAGAATTTAAAATTCGTCCGAATAAGTTTGGTCAACTTGCTTCTGATTTAACTGGAAAAATCATTGGTGATCCACGTGGCTTTGACCTTATTGCATATGAAAAAGATCAAATTTCTGCCAACGTAGGTGTCGGTCGTAAATTCAATGATTTATGGGCTGGTACTGTTATGGTAGGTTGGGATTCTGGCGCAGGTAACCCTGTTTCAACACTTGGTCCTACAGAAGGTTATTGGAGCGTTGGTTTAGGCGGTCAATATTCGCCAACTCCTCAATCATTTATTCAAGCTGGCGTTAAATACTTCTGGTTAGGCGATGCTAAATCTCAAGTAGCAAGTCACTTTGGTACAGATGTTTACAGTGCTGATTTTGAAGATAACGATGCTATCGGTTATAGCTTGAAAATTGGTTACCGTTTCTAA
- a CDS encoding OmpP1/FadL family transporter, giving the protein MQLKPLSSALLLCSLPFSTAFAGGLDRSGQSIQAFLQPANYAEAGISILDPDVKGTSKILPEKISDMADDYYFVNAAVKVQATDKVSLGLIYDQPYGADAQYSSASNTFGDQKVGTSVEVKTQNLTALIGYQPTENWNIYAGPVWQTVEADIKLRGFAYGGKEKLGTYEIKVDEEPAFGWIAGFAYSIPEIALKTAVTYRSEVKHNAKSHEVLNPVITGLGTLNFTEETTTQAVTPQSVNLDFQTGVTQNTLAFANVRWVHWDQFTVSPPFLKSKGQDLISYDKDQWSANVGVGHKFSDKWSASTTVGWDSGAGNPVTTLGPTEGYWSLSLGAQYSPAANYFIQAGVKHLWLGDAVAQTSGIPVGDFTDNNAWAYGMKIGYRF; this is encoded by the coding sequence ATGCAGCTTAAGCCACTTTCTTCAGCACTATTATTGTGTTCACTTCCCTTTTCTACAGCATTTGCTGGTGGTTTAGATCGCTCTGGTCAATCAATCCAAGCTTTTCTACAACCTGCTAACTATGCTGAAGCAGGTATTTCAATTTTAGATCCTGATGTAAAAGGTACCTCTAAAATTTTGCCTGAAAAAATTTCGGATATGGCAGATGACTACTATTTCGTAAATGCTGCCGTTAAAGTACAAGCGACAGATAAAGTTTCTTTAGGTTTGATTTATGATCAGCCTTATGGCGCAGACGCACAATATTCGAGTGCAAGTAATACATTTGGTGATCAAAAAGTTGGAACATCGGTAGAGGTTAAGACCCAAAATTTAACTGCGCTGATTGGTTATCAACCTACTGAAAATTGGAATATTTATGCTGGTCCAGTTTGGCAAACAGTAGAAGCAGACATTAAGCTTAGGGGCTTTGCTTATGGCGGCAAAGAAAAATTGGGTACTTACGAAATTAAGGTTGATGAAGAACCTGCATTTGGCTGGATTGCTGGTTTTGCCTACAGTATTCCTGAGATTGCTTTAAAGACTGCTGTCACCTACCGCTCTGAAGTGAAGCATAATGCGAAATCACATGAAGTACTTAATCCAGTGATTACTGGGCTAGGCACACTTAATTTCACTGAAGAGACAACAACTCAAGCGGTAACACCGCAATCTGTCAATTTAGACTTCCAAACCGGTGTAACTCAAAATACTTTAGCATTTGCCAATGTTCGTTGGGTTCATTGGGACCAATTTACTGTAAGTCCTCCCTTTTTAAAGTCAAAAGGTCAAGATCTTATTTCATATGATAAAGATCAATGGTCTGCAAATGTCGGTGTAGGTCATAAGTTCTCTGACAAATGGTCTGCTTCAACTACAGTTGGCTGGGATTCAGGTGCAGGTAACCCTGTGACTACACTTGGACCTACTGAAGGTTATTGGAGTCTTAGTTTAGGTGCTCAATATAGCCCTGCAGCAAATTACTTTATTCAGGCAGGTGTTAAACATCTATGGCTTGGTGATGCAGTTGCTCAAACATCTGGCATTCCTGTCGGAGATTTCACCGATAACAATGCTTGGGCATATGGTATGAAAATTGGTTATCGTTTCTAA
- a CDS encoding IS5-like element IS17 family transposase: MNKPTQKIYRTTNWPAYNRALMSRGNIAIWFDPATQWYAPSKGKQGRNQTYSDAAIQCCLMIKSLFRLSLRMVTGFVQSLIKLCGLNWTAPDYSTLCRRQKHIDIAISYQKSSDGLHLLVDSTGMKFLGEGEWKRKKHGAEYRRQWRKLHIGIDAKTLQIRAIQLTTNNVSDSQVLGDLLNQIPQDEQIDSVYTDGAYDTKQCRQVIADRQAHAVIPPRKNAKPWKDTKSSSLERNELLRTVKRLGRTLWKKWSGYHRRSLVETKMHCIKLLGDKLMARSFPSQVNEIHARVAVLNRFTELGRPLTQVTP; encoded by the coding sequence ATGAATAAGCCTACACAGAAAATCTACCGCACAACCAATTGGCCCGCATATAACCGAGCACTCATGAGTCGCGGAAATATTGCCATTTGGTTTGATCCTGCTACGCAATGGTATGCGCCATCAAAAGGCAAACAAGGGCGAAATCAAACCTACTCCGACGCAGCCATCCAATGCTGCTTAATGATTAAATCCTTATTCCGTCTATCTTTACGTATGGTCACTGGCTTTGTGCAAAGTCTGATTAAACTTTGCGGATTAAATTGGACCGCACCAGATTACAGTACGCTTTGTAGAAGACAAAAGCATATTGATATTGCAATCAGCTACCAAAAAAGTAGCGATGGGCTGCATCTACTCGTAGACTCTACAGGCATGAAGTTTCTAGGTGAGGGCGAATGGAAACGCAAGAAACATGGAGCTGAATATCGTCGCCAATGGCGTAAACTACATATTGGTATAGATGCCAAAACCCTACAAATACGCGCTATTCAGCTCACAACCAATAATGTCAGTGATTCACAGGTGCTTGGTGATTTACTTAATCAGATTCCACAAGATGAGCAGATTGACTCTGTTTATACCGATGGAGCTTATGACACCAAGCAATGCCGTCAGGTTATTGCAGATCGGCAAGCACATGCGGTGATTCCACCTAGAAAAAATGCGAAACCATGGAAAGATACAAAAAGTAGCTCGCTAGAGCGAAATGAATTACTTCGAACAGTTAAACGTTTAGGCAGGACATTATGGAAAAAATGGTCAGGCTATCATCGCCGCAGTTTGGTGGAAACCAAGATGCATTGCATCAAATTATTAGGCGATAAATTAATGGCAAGAAGCTTTCCTAGTCAGGTGAATGAAATTCATGCACGTGTAGCAGTCCTCAACAGATTTACGGAATTAGGTCGACCACTTACCCAAGTTACGCCTTAA
- a CDS encoding OmpP1/FadL family transporter, which translates to MKLKTLSTAMILAALPATGVFAAAMDRSGQSISAFLQPGNYFEAGLSVLDADVSGTAFTGEATGDMASSYYFPSAALKIQATENISVGLLYDQPFGAKAEYKNQSDAFNPNGDDGTLAEVHTENLSLLVGFQPTVNWNFYAGAVYQEAKGEVALRGGAYSMLGGVPIAPLGVPALPYDANMKRDEGWGWLAGIAYQIPDIALKASLTYRSEIDHELEATESFGSFTNINPLAGALFTTGKTAITTPQSVNLDLQSGIMADTVGFLNVRWVNWDGFSIRPNNFGQILDTAAGLNPAFAGLAGGNLVEYNKDQWTVTGGVGRKFSEKWAGNVSVGWDSGAGNPVTTLGPTEGYWNVGLGLQYSPAPNYFIAGGVKYFWLGDATALTVANPNVGEFEDNNAIGYGLKIGYRF; encoded by the coding sequence ATGAAATTAAAAACACTTAGTACAGCAATGATTTTAGCAGCGCTACCAGCCACTGGTGTATTTGCTGCAGCTATGGATCGCTCAGGTCAATCAATCTCTGCGTTTTTACAACCAGGTAACTACTTTGAAGCTGGCCTTTCTGTTCTAGATGCTGACGTATCTGGTACAGCTTTTACAGGTGAAGCAACTGGTGATATGGCAAGTTCTTATTACTTCCCTTCAGCAGCATTAAAAATTCAGGCAACAGAGAATATTTCTGTAGGTCTTTTATATGACCAACCATTTGGTGCTAAAGCAGAATACAAAAATCAATCAGATGCATTCAATCCAAACGGTGACGATGGCACATTAGCAGAAGTTCACACTGAGAACTTATCATTATTAGTAGGTTTCCAGCCTACAGTAAACTGGAATTTCTACGCTGGTGCTGTTTACCAAGAAGCTAAAGGTGAAGTTGCTCTTCGTGGTGGTGCTTATAGTATGCTTGGTGGTGTCCCTATTGCTCCATTAGGTGTTCCAGCTCTGCCTTATGATGCAAATATGAAAAGAGATGAAGGATGGGGATGGTTAGCAGGTATTGCATATCAAATTCCGGATATTGCTCTAAAAGCATCTTTAACTTATCGCTCAGAAATTGATCATGAATTAGAAGCAACAGAATCTTTCGGTAGTTTTACTAATATCAACCCTTTAGCTGGTGCTCTATTTACAACTGGTAAAACAGCGATCACTACACCGCAATCTGTTAACTTAGATTTACAATCTGGCATTATGGCCGATACTGTAGGATTCTTGAATGTACGTTGGGTAAATTGGGATGGTTTTTCTATTCGCCCAAATAACTTTGGTCAAATTCTTGATACAGCTGCTGGTTTAAATCCTGCTTTCGCTGGTTTAGCTGGTGGCAATCTAGTTGAATATAATAAAGACCAATGGACTGTGACTGGTGGTGTTGGTCGTAAATTTAGCGAAAAATGGGCAGGTAATGTCTCCGTAGGTTGGGACTCTGGTGCTGGAAACCCTGTAACCACACTTGGTCCTACAGAGGGTTATTGGAACGTAGGCCTTGGTTTACAATATAGCCCTGCTCCGAATTACTTTATCGCTGGTGGTGTGAAATACTTCTGGTTAGGTGATGCAACTGCATTAACAGTAGCGAATCCAAATGTGGGAGAATTTGAAGATAATAATGCAATCGGTTATGGTTTAAAAATCGGTTATCGCTTCTAA
- a CDS encoding amino acid permease, which yields MNNESSQLQRGLKNRHIQLIAMGGAIGTGLFLGSAQVIQSAGPSIILGYAIGGLIAFLIMRQLGEMIVHEPVAGSFSHFAYKYWGKFPGFLAGWNYWILYILVAMTELTAVAKYINYWWPAIPAWASVLFFFVVITLVNLGNVKFYGESEFWLSIVKVTAVISMIVFGLYLLFTADANSTASFSNLWTAGGFFPNGFEGLFYMLAFLMFAFGGIELIGMAAAEAENPEKTIPKAINQVVFRILIFYVGALTILLSLVPWNQLELGGLDKSPFVMIFSQLGIDWAAHLLNFIILTAALSVYNSGMYANSRMLFGLAKQGNAPKAFLKVNKQGTPITAVLFSALLIFGCVLLNYFVPEDALSHLIYVVVGALVLNWAMISLTHFKFIQKMKALGETTKFPALWSPVSNVIVLTFIAMILYIMWTQGFKESVMMIPLWICIMFFTFKLLNRKKA from the coding sequence TTGAACAACGAGTCTTCACAACTTCAGCGTGGCTTAAAGAACCGTCATATTCAATTGATCGCCATGGGCGGTGCAATTGGGACAGGTTTATTCTTAGGTTCTGCGCAGGTGATTCAATCTGCGGGTCCTTCGATTATTTTGGGCTATGCGATTGGCGGCTTAATTGCCTTCTTAATCATGCGTCAATTAGGTGAAATGATTGTTCATGAACCTGTTGCGGGTTCTTTCAGCCATTTTGCTTATAAATATTGGGGCAAATTTCCAGGCTTTCTTGCTGGTTGGAACTATTGGATTTTATATATCCTAGTTGCAATGACCGAACTGACGGCCGTTGCGAAATATATTAATTATTGGTGGCCTGCAATTCCTGCTTGGGCTTCTGTGCTGTTTTTCTTTGTTGTGATTACTTTGGTTAATCTCGGCAATGTTAAATTTTACGGTGAATCTGAATTTTGGCTGTCTATTGTCAAAGTGACTGCCGTCATTTCAATGATTGTATTTGGTCTGTATTTACTGTTTACAGCAGATGCTAACTCAACTGCGTCATTTAGTAACCTTTGGACTGCGGGTGGTTTCTTCCCGAATGGTTTTGAAGGTTTATTCTACATGTTGGCCTTCTTGATGTTTGCCTTTGGTGGTATTGAATTGATCGGTATGGCAGCGGCAGAAGCTGAGAATCCTGAGAAAACCATTCCCAAAGCGATCAATCAGGTTGTGTTCCGTATTCTGATATTCTATGTCGGTGCATTAACGATTTTGTTATCACTCGTGCCTTGGAATCAGTTAGAACTAGGTGGCCTTGATAAAAGCCCTTTTGTGATGATTTTCAGTCAATTGGGTATCGATTGGGCGGCTCATCTGCTTAACTTTATTATTTTGACTGCGGCACTTTCCGTATATAACAGTGGTATGTATGCCAACAGCCGTATGCTTTTTGGTTTAGCCAAACAAGGTAATGCGCCAAAAGCATTCTTAAAAGTGAATAAACAAGGTACGCCAATTACAGCTGTCCTTTTCTCTGCATTGCTTATCTTTGGTTGTGTATTGTTAAACTACTTCGTGCCTGAAGATGCACTCAGTCATTTGATTTATGTGGTCGTAGGTGCATTGGTACTCAACTGGGCAATGATTTCATTGACTCATTTTAAGTTCATCCAAAAGATGAAAGCACTTGGGGAAACCACAAAATTCCCTGCACTTTGGTCTCCAGTGAGTAACGTCATTGTTCTCACCTTTATTGCTATGATTTTATATATCATGTGGACGCAAGGCTTTAAAGAATCAGTCATGATGATTCCTCTATGGATTTGCATCATGTTCTTTACCTTCAAATTATTGAATAGAAAAAAAGCATAA
- the prpF gene encoding 2-methylaconitate cis-trans isomerase PrpF, with translation MSFARQIKIPATYIRGGTSKGVFFNLKDLPEAAQIAGPIRDQLLLRVIGSPDPYGKQIDGMGGASSSTSKTVIVSKSMTPEHDVDYLFGQVSIDRPFVDWSGNCGNLTAAVGSFAIRQGLIDADRIPKNGICTVRIWQANIQKTIIAHVPIHQGQVQELGDFELDGVTFPAAEVQIEFLDPADDDADGGSMFPTGNITDILEVPEIGSFQVTMINAGIPTVFLNAAELGYDGTELQDAINNDQAALTKFETIRAHAALKMELIHNIDEAATRQHTPKIAFVAEPKNYVSSSGKQINAADIDVLVRALSMGKLHHAMMGTAAVAIGTASAIPGTLVNLAAGGGERQSVRFGHPSGTLRVGAEACLINGEWTVKKAIMSRSARVLMEGWVYVPEDVLTKLQ, from the coding sequence ATGAGTTTTGCTCGCCAAATTAAAATTCCAGCAACCTATATCCGTGGTGGAACCAGTAAGGGTGTATTCTTCAATCTTAAGGATTTACCTGAAGCTGCACAAATAGCTGGTCCAATTCGAGACCAACTTTTACTGCGTGTCATTGGCAGTCCAGATCCGTATGGTAAACAAATTGATGGTATGGGCGGGGCAAGCTCAAGTACAAGTAAAACGGTTATCGTGTCGAAATCGATGACTCCAGAGCATGATGTGGACTACTTATTTGGTCAGGTTTCAATTGACCGTCCATTTGTCGATTGGAGTGGTAATTGCGGCAATCTTACAGCGGCTGTAGGTTCGTTTGCCATCCGTCAGGGTTTAATTGATGCTGATCGTATTCCTAAAAATGGAATCTGTACGGTTCGAATTTGGCAAGCCAATATTCAAAAAACCATTATCGCCCATGTGCCTATTCATCAAGGGCAGGTGCAGGAGTTAGGCGATTTTGAACTTGATGGAGTCACATTCCCTGCAGCGGAAGTTCAAATTGAATTTTTAGATCCTGCCGATGATGACGCAGATGGCGGTTCAATGTTCCCGACAGGGAATATCACCGATATCTTAGAAGTTCCAGAAATAGGTTCTTTTCAAGTCACCATGATTAATGCGGGTATTCCAACCGTTTTTTTAAATGCGGCAGAATTGGGGTATGACGGTACCGAACTTCAAGATGCGATTAATAATGATCAAGCAGCGTTAACGAAATTTGAAACGATTCGTGCCCATGCTGCATTGAAAATGGAATTAATCCATAACATAGATGAAGCTGCTACACGCCAGCATACACCTAAAATTGCATTTGTCGCTGAACCTAAAAATTATGTATCGTCCAGTGGCAAACAGATTAACGCAGCAGATATTGATGTCTTGGTACGTGCATTGTCGATGGGGAAATTGCATCATGCCATGATGGGAACTGCCGCAGTGGCAATTGGTACAGCATCAGCGATTCCCGGCACTTTAGTGAATTTGGCTGCGGGTGGGGGTGAGCGACAATCTGTACGATTTGGGCATCCATCAGGCACTTTACGTGTAGGTGCTGAAGCGTGTCTGATCAATGGCGAATGGACTGTAAAAAAGGCGATCATGAGCCGAAGTGCACGTGTTTTGATGGAAGGCTGGGTCTATGTGCCTGAAGATGTACTGACAAAATTGCAATAA
- a CDS encoding IS982 family transposase has product MFNSTELFCVIDDFFLKFEATYWEFLKQNRGSLRIRTAQLTISEICFIAIWYKCSHFNNFKAFFSWLKEDKSHLFKYLPCYQRMIHLINMHELALHALHVALMKGQGTQYLWIDSTTLPVCKNQRIQRHKSLIQIASRGRSSMGWFYGCKLHIAMNQFGEIACSALSNGHVADIKMVEQLVAGIEAKLYGDRGYISQELKIRLKDQGIDLITYHRKNMQAIQLCASDEYHLRQRNKIETLFSLLKGQYNLVTSKARSLHGFLSGIYASLCAYQLTHRNKPTIQIKESSA; this is encoded by the coding sequence ATGTTTAATAGTACCGAATTATTTTGCGTAATTGATGATTTCTTTCTTAAATTTGAAGCAACTTATTGGGAGTTTCTCAAACAAAACCGTGGTTCCTTAAGAATCAGAACTGCTCAACTTACAATTTCAGAAATCTGCTTTATTGCCATTTGGTACAAATGCTCTCATTTCAATAATTTCAAAGCCTTTTTCAGCTGGTTAAAAGAAGATAAAAGCCATTTATTTAAGTACTTGCCTTGCTATCAAAGGATGATTCATCTGATCAATATGCATGAATTAGCTCTACACGCTTTACATGTGGCACTGATGAAAGGCCAAGGTACACAATATTTATGGATTGATTCAACAACTCTGCCAGTTTGTAAAAATCAACGTATTCAGCGTCATAAATCATTAATCCAAATTGCATCACGTGGTAGAAGCTCAATGGGCTGGTTTTATGGCTGTAAATTACATATTGCAATGAATCAATTTGGTGAAATTGCCTGTTCTGCTTTATCGAATGGACATGTTGCTGACATAAAAATGGTTGAGCAATTGGTTGCTGGTATAGAAGCAAAACTTTACGGGGATCGGGGCTACATCAGCCAAGAATTAAAAATTAGATTGAAAGATCAAGGTATTGATTTAATTACTTATCATCGGAAGAATATGCAGGCTATTCAACTCTGTGCATCAGATGAATATCACCTAAGACAACGCAATAAAATAGAAACATTATTCAGCTTATTGAAGGGGCAATACAATTTAGTGACGAGTAAAGCACGTAGTCTTCATGGATTTCTGAGTGGAATTTACGCCTCACTATGTGCATATCAATTAACCCATCGAAATAAGCCAACAATTCAAATTAAGGAATCATCGGCTTAA